A section of the Alligator mississippiensis isolate rAllMis1 chromosome 8, rAllMis1, whole genome shotgun sequence genome encodes:
- the LOC102567182 gene encoding olfactory receptor 5T3 gives MANRTWVSKFILVGFSGLADLQLLLFVLFALLYAVTLVGNALIVTVVGADRRLHTPMYFFLGALSISETCYTFAILLPMLGGLVGASRTMSRAGCAVQMYVFIGLACNNCFLLAGMGYDRYLAICHPLRYPVLMSRLVCAWLVAMALLSGLLISMGQTLFIFSLPFCGPNTIHHFFCDLLPVIRLSCTDTSLHEAVTFALSLLVIALPFGLIVLSYLYILGTILRIPSVAGWRKAFSTCASHLTVVVLHFGCASAMYLRPAMDDDSERDQLIAVSYTVVTPLLNPVVYTLRNREVQMALRRVLGRNSLLLSPQRQLQSIMRRGNDTLVTEFFLVGFSLPSQLRYILFTVFLLIYIITLMANLLILMAIRLDCALHTPMYFFLFTLSLSETCYTFVVIPNMLATLLSGGKPICLVGCALQMFFFLSFASTNCSLLAVMGYDRYVAICHPLHYSELMNLRICLWFAASCLFFGFLIPGIEVYLIFNLPYCGPNRIDHFFCDSGPVLQLACTDSKVPKIVVFAGGLLFIIGALLLILLSYVFILSAILKISSAQGRHKAFSTCAAHITVVIVHYGCAGIVYLRPKSAHSLEQDKLIAVSYTVFTPLLNPMMYSLRNKEVRLALRKTMTSIFCPQRA, from the exons ATGGCCAACAGGACCTGGGTGAGCAAGTTCATCCTTGTGGGCTTCTCAGGCTTGGCggatctgcagctgctgctctttgtgCTGTTTGCCCTCCTGTATGCGGTGACACTGGTGGGGAACGCGCTCATCGTGACTGTGGTGGGGGCCGACCGCCGCCTgcacactcccatgtacttctttctGGGGGCTCTGTCTATCTCAGAGACCTGCTACACCTTTGCCATCTTGCTTCCCATGCTGGGGGGCCTGGTGGGTGCCAGCCGTACCATGTCCCGTGCTGGCTGCGCGGTCCAGATGTATGTCTTCATTGGCCTGGCTTGCAACAACTGCTTCCTGCTGGCAGGCATGGGCTATGACCGATATCTGGCCATCTGCCACCCATTGCGGTACCCCGTCCTCATGAGCCGCCTGGTCTGTGCCTGGCTGGTGGCCATGGCCCTCCTCAGTGGGCTCCTCATCTCCATGGGCCAGACCCTCTTCATTTTCAGCCTGCCCTTCTGTGGCCCCAACACCATCCATCATTTCTTTTGTGACCTACTGCCGGTCATCCGGCTGTCCTGCACTGACACCTCCCTCCATGAGGCTGTGACTTTTGCCCTCAGCCTCCTGGTCATCGCTCTGCCCTTTGGCCTCATCGTCCTCTCCTACCTCTACATCCTGGGCACCATCCTGCGCATCCCCTCAGTGGCTGGGTGGCGCAAGGCTTTTTCCACCTGTGCCTCCCACCTCACCGTGGTGGTCCTGCACTTTGGCTGTGCTTCAGCCATGTACCTCCGCCCAGCCATGGACGATGACTCTGAGCGGGACCAGCTGATCGCTGTGTCCTACACAGTGGTGACACCCCTGCTCAACCCCGTGGTCTACACCCTCCGGAACAGGGAGGTGCAGATGGCGCTCAGGAGGGTGTTGGGCAGGAAC tctctgcttctctcccctcAGCGCCAGCTCCAATCCATCATGAGAAGAGGTAATGACACCTTGGTGACTGAGTTCTTTCTGGTTGGATTCTCTCTGCCCTCACAGCTGCGCTACATCCTGTTCACAGTCTTTCTCCTAATTTACATCATCACACTGATGGCCAACCTGCTCATCTTGATGGCCATCCGGCTGGACTGTGctctgcacacccccatgtacttcttcctgttCACCCTCTCACTCTCTGAGACCTGCTACACCTTTGTCGTCATCCCCAACATGCTGGCCACTCTGCTGTCTGGAGGAAAACCCATCTGCTTGGTGGGCTGTGCTCTGCAGATGTTCTTCTTCCTGTCGTTTGCATCTACCAACTGCTCCCTGCTAGCAGTGATGGGCTATGATCGTTATGTGGCTATCTGCCATCCCCTGCACTATTCAGAGCTAATGAACCTACGTATCTGCTTATGGTTTGCAGCTTCCTGCCTCTTCTTTGGCTTTCTGATCCCAGGAATAGAGGTTTATCTCATATTCAACCTGCCATACTGTGGCCCCAACAGGATCgaccatttcttctgtgacagTGGCCCAGTGCTCCAGCTGGCCTGCACTGACAGCAAGGTCCCCAAAATTGTTGTTTTTGCAGGTGGCCTCCTGTTCATCATCGGTGCTTTGCTCCTGATCCTGCTGTCCTACGTCTTCATTCTAAGTGCCATTCTCAAGATCTCTTCAGCCCAGGGCCGGCACAAGGCCTTCTCCACTTGTGCTGCCCACATCACAGTGGTCATTGTGCACTATGGCTGTGCTGGCATCGTCTACCTGAGACCCAAGTCCGCTCACTCACTGGAGCAGGACAAGCTTATTGCTGTGTCCTACACGGTCTTCACCCCACTGCTCAATCCCATGAtgtacagcctgagaaacaaggaagtgAGATTGGCCCTTCGGAAGACAATGACCAGCATATTCTGCCCCCAGAGAGCATAA